The Bacteriovorax sp. Seq25_V genome contains the following window.
CACGCTTTGAATTAGAGCCAGATAGAGCGAAAATTATTTTTAATCGTAGTCTATTATGGGACCTCGATATTCGCGTCCACTACCGTGGTCATGAATATAATACATTTGATATGGACCATCGCCATAAAACTCTCTTTGGTGGTGCTGCCTTAAGATTTCTACTTTTTAAGTTTAAAATTTTAAAAGACTTACAAAATAAAAGTAATTCGGAAATTATGATTGCCTCAATGGTTATTCCAGCTCCAATTGGTAAACACACAACGATACTCCTTCAGGGAGATATAGAGTTTTGGGATAGCGAATATATCGATTACTACTTTGGTGTTAAAGAAAGTGAATCAAAGCCTGGTAGAAGTGCTTATGTTGGAAAAAAAGATAAGTCATACCGTTTTCAATCGACATTTCTCACACGCTTCTCAGGTAGTTGGATGACTCGAATCAACGTCGCTTACCGAAAATATGGAGAGCAAGTCGCAAACTCTCCAACTGTTAAAAGATCGAGGGAACTAGATTTTATGACAGGAATTGTTTACGAATTCTAAACTATATCTTCTTCTTAAAAAACTTTCGTGGTAATTCACCAAGCCAAAGAATGTTTTCTAGCAATCCAATATGCTTCTTTCGCATGAGTTTTTGAGACTTGTAAATACCTTTATAGCCTGAAAAGTAATAGGCCATAAAACAACAGATGACAGCTGGAGTTGCTATATTAAAACCAAATAACTCTATGGCCATAATAGTACATGAGAGAGGAGCATTTGCAGCTGCACCAAAGACAGCAGCAAATCCAAGTGCACCTAAAAGTTGATTAGTTAAAGGGAAATAGACAGATAGTGCTGAACCTAATGTTGTTCCCATGAAAACAAGAGGGATAAATTCCCCTCCTTTAAACCCTGAACCAACAGTAATTGATGTTGCGATTAGCTTAAAGAATGGAAGGCTAAAATTTGATGGTATATCTAAAGCTTTTGCAATTGTTTCAAGTCCAAGCCCGGCATAGAGAAAACTTCCTTCGAGATGATATAGTCCAAGTAGAATACATCCCGCAATGAATGGTCTTAAATATGGAATTCCAATAAACTTAGCATTCATTGCTTCTATCTTATGAGTAACGCTACAAAATAGCCTAGCAAATAATCCAAAAATAATTCCAGCAAGAACAAGATAAAAAAGATTGTGCAAACTCAAGTTGAAAGTTGTAATTTTAGAATACATAGAATGAGGAGCATTCAGGTAGCTCGCGACAAAAGTTCCAACAAATGAAGCGATAATACATTGATAGAGGGCGAATATTTTTAACTTACCTACGTTTAACACTTCCATCCCAAAAAATACTCCTGCGATTGGGGCACCAATTGCAGAACCGAACCCAGCTCCCGCTCCGGCCGTAAGTAAAATTTTTCTTTCTTCATTTGTGATTCTAAAACTAGTCTTAAAAAATTTTGCTAATTGATCAGAAAGTGATGCCGCCATTTGAACGGCCGTCCCTTCTCTTCCAGCAGAACCACCAAAAAGATGCGTCAGTAAAGTTGTTATTAAAATAAGTGGGGCCATTCGTACTGGAATGATTTTTTGTGGGTCATGTATTTCATCAATGATGAGGTTATTACCACCGGCTACATTTTTTCCATATCTAAAATAAACAAATCCTATTGCCAAACCTATTACGGGTAGGAACCAGATGATAGACATATTCTCTTGGCGAAATTCAGTGATAATTTTTAAAAGAATTAAAAATATCGCTGAAGAAATTCCAGCAAGTACTCCACAGATAGAACTCAAAAATGCCCAGCGGATATGGTTTTCAAAGATTTTCATTTATAAAGCATAAGTGACTCTAACTTTAGTGTCAAAGTTGTTTAAACAGGCAGGCTTTTAGTCTATACTGAACAAATGATTAAACTCTTTACTCTAATTTTTTCAATTTTTGCAAATGAGCCAATTAAAGTTGCAACTCACTATAGTCCCCCTTGGTCAAATGGTGACTGTACAGGGGCGGAAATTGATATAATAAGAGAATCTTTCAGGCAAGAAGGTGAAGAAATAGAATGCCACTACTATTCGTACGGCCGTCTTGTAAAAAACTTTAAAAGTAAAATCACTGATTTCGCCACTCCAATCACACGTATTGATGGAGATAATAGTCAAGCATACTACTCAGAGCCATTTCATAAGTATTCAGATGTGGTTATTAGTCTGTATAATAAGAAAATCTCGCTAAAAGATTTCAAAGACAAGCGTATCCTTGCCTATCAAGGGGCCAGTAATTATCTTGGTCCAGAGTTTCAAAAAGTAATTAAACAGGCCAAGAGTTATATTGAAACCTCAGACAGAGAAGGACAAATAGAGTCGTTACAAAAAAAGAGAGTCGACTATATCGTTGGAGAAGTAAACCTGCTTCACTACTTATCTCAAAAAGTTAAGCCAAAAGTGAAGGTCTACACTAACCTCACGATTAAGAAATGGGATATTAGATCGGCATCTCACAAAAAAAATCTTATGCTTAAATTTAACAGAGGCTTAAATAAATTAATTAAGAATGGCACTGTTGATAAGATCTACCAACAGTACCATATTATAAAATAGAAAAATTACGCTTCGATATTTGCACCAACAATAGCAGCCATTTGCATCATGTTTACAGTCTGCCCTTCTTTCATAGAAGTTAGATCTGTTAATTTACCTGACTTACTTGTTGATTTTGTGTTTCTAAAAATTGGAAGTAAAGTCGCATCTGCAACGATGAACTTACCAGCATTCTCTGGCTTACCATTTTCAGTTTTAGTTTGTAGTTTATTTTCTTTGATATAATCCCAAAGTCTCTTTGTAATTTCAGTTCTTGGAAGTTCAGTTTCACCTAGCATTTGCGCAAGTTCACTTTTCAGTTTTACTGGTTTTTTTAATCCTTTCTCTTCAGTCATTTTTAAATCCTTTCAAAATACGTTATTTTTAAATTTCAAGAATTGTCTCATAAGTAGACCTTTAATGCCAAAGACAAAATACTTTAACTAACCTATTGGAATTATGATTGTTTTTTATTTTCGAATAATATAGAGGCGAAGACACACAGCAACAACACAACCCAGAAAAGCACTTAGCCCAAGTGCACCACCAAAGCCAGTAAGCATCGGAACGAGAAAATGAAATAGCCCTGAGTAAATAATACTCCCAAGAAAAACCCCGAGGAAACCAACTCGATTTGGACAGCTCATCCCCACGAAACTTGCACCAAAGACAAGGGCCAAGAAATATTCAAAATCGAAGACAATATGAGTTCTTATAAAAAGTAGGATTACATAGAAAAACAATGTGACGAGGGTAGATGCTCTCACTATTCCAATCCTTAGAAAATGTGAGAATTTAAATGTTAATAGCGAAGCTATGATTGAAATTGCGATAGTCACATTATTCCCTTGATAAGATAGACCAAGGAAACGCTAATAAAAGCAATCGTTCCAAGTTTTCCACCAAGCCCATGAAGAATATTTTCAGTAAGAAGAAAGAAAGTCCCCCCTAATATTGAAAGTAAAAAGATTTGCAAAGCTCCACTTAAAACACCAGCAGAACACATTCCAGCAAAACTTCCTGCATATATTGCGGCCTCAATGCGACTTTTATTTCCAAATTTTTGCACAGGGAGAAATGTACCAAAAAGACCTACGAGACAGGAAGAAATGACTGCATTTAGACCAAAATACTCTCTTAAAAGTACACAGCAATAACAGCCCAGAAAGAATGCAGAAAACTTAACAATGAATTTTTTTTTACCCATATTCAAAACCTACAATATAAAGAACTATTGTGCTATGGTTTATTAATGGATACGACTAAAAATATTGCAATCTATGGAGCTGGAGTAGCGGGCCTTTTTTGTGCTCTAAAATTACTTGAAAAAGGACATCAGGTTACTGTCTTTGAACGTACATCTAAAATTGCAAAGAAGTTTCTTATTGCCGGAAGCTCTGGCCTTAATATCACACATAGTGAAGATCATAAGTTTTTTGTAACACGCTATGGAGAGAACCAAGTATTCTTTGAGAATGCACTTTCTAAATTTTCAAACTCTGATCTTATTGAGTGGTGTAAGAAGGATCTCGATGTCGAATTATTTACAGGGACATCAGGAAGAATATTTCCGACTACAATGACGGCCGGTGAATTTTTAAAAAAATGGAAAGATAAGCTTACAAATTTTAAAGAGTTTACTCTTATTAAAGATGCACCATTTATAAATTTTAGTGAAGACCATATTCCCATTGTCGCTGGACATAGAACAGATCACTTTGATGCGCACATATTTGCTCTGGGAGGAGCAAGTTGGCCTTCAACAGGTTGTAATAAGCTATGGGCAGAAGAGTTTATTAAAATCGGTGTGCATATTGTCCCTTTCACTCCTATGAACTGTGGTTTTAATATCAACTGGCCTGATGAGTTCAAAAGCTCCATCGAAAACACACACGTCAAGAATGTCACCGTCAAATTTAAAGAGCATGAAAAACGTGGAGAGGTCATGCTAACGAAATATGGGATCGAAGGAAGTGGTGTTTACGCAATCTCCAGGGAACTCCGCCAAGAAATAGATCAGTATCGCCAGGCGAAACTATATGTAGATCTCAAGCCAGATCTCACAGAAGAACAGATAATTGAAAAGCTCAAAATACCTCGAAAGAAAAATTCATATAGCAACTTTCTTCGAAAAACTTTAAACCTCACAAAGATTGAGTTAAATCTTCTAAAAGCAGTTACAACACAAGAAGATTATCAAGAACCTAAGAACATAGTAAAATTCATCAAGAATCTACCACTAACGCTAGAGTCAACAACTCCTATGGATGAAGCAATTTCGACATCAGGTGGAATTGCGATGACTGAAATTAATGAGTTTTGCCAGATAAAAAAATATCCCAAACTATTTGCAATAGGTGAAATGCTAGACTGGGACGCACCAACAGGTGGTTATCTCATTCAGGGATGTTTTTCCACTGCCTACATTTGTTCAAACTACTTTAACAACTGATATTTTCTTGTTATAGGTAAGCATGGCAAAGAAAAAGAAATTACAATCAGGTTTTGAACTTAATGGTATAGCACCAAATATTCTGCTGAAGCATGTAGAAAACACTGCACCTTTTCTCTTTGAAGGTGAACTCGATACTTCAGGCGAAAAGCGCGCCTACCTCGAAAAACTAAGATTCTACAAAAAGAATTTAAAGGCCCTAGGACATATCAATCTAGCTGAGTACTTTCATATTTGTATGGCCGCTCACTGGACAACGGCCGGTACATTTGTTCCTACAGATGTTGATAATCAAATTAGAGAAGGACTTTGGAAGCATCAATCAATTATGAAGTACATTGAGAAGATGGCAAGAATTACAATTGACTCATGGACATGGGATTACGCTCAAGTAACGAATAGAAAATCATATAACAGAATTAACAATGAAGTCATGAGTACTCATGAAGGCACTTGGCTCAGTGTCGCGATAGGTGCTTATTGCGCGCTCATAAAACATAAACAAGTAGAACTTGCTGAAGAAGTAGCGGATGTAATTCTTGCTGAAATAAAGAAGGAAGAGGATCTTCTCATCCAACTGAGAGAGGATCGTGATCATATAAATTTTCTAAGAGCAGCTCCACTAATGGCCCACAACTTTGGTGACCTTGATAGAGTCATGGTTCAATGGAATATGAATACTGAAGATCCATTCTGTAAGAGAATTTATCGTCTTGGCCATGATCTCAATGATGCTTATTCGAATATTCTCGTCTATACGGGCAGAGTGAACAAAGAGTTTTCCTCTAAAGAGAATCATCGTCATATGTCGATGAGACAACCAAAATGCATTAGAAAGTCACATAAGTTTCTAATTCCTGTCGGGCCATTCATGGATCAATGGGGAGAAGAGATGGGAAAAAGTAATCTTCTCTCAACCGAAGAAAAAGCTGAGATTGTTAGCGCCCTTTTTGATGGTTATAAAAGACAGGACCAGGCCTTTGGTTACTGTCGTGCCTTTGGCGCACTCATTGCTCAACTTCCAGGTGGACTCTCTGAACTTGAGGCCTATATCCCGTTTGATGTATTCGCTGAAATTAAAAGGTCGAAATTTATCGAAATTGCCTCAGAGAGCAAAGAGAGTTTTGAGGCTCGCTACATCGAGGCACTAACAAATTTTATTTGCCCGGTAACTAATCAGAAGTTCTAGTCTACTTGACTTGAGAAAAGTTTTACTGCTATTCTCAATATGTGAAAACTAGAATTTTTCTCACATTTATTTCCCTTTTCTGCTTATCTTTAGGCTTATTCAATGAGCTGGAGTTCTCAAATACTCACGATCAAGCACAGCAAATTACGAAAGCTAGTAATGACCTCGCTGACTGCAAAAGTGATGATTGTCATGATGAAGGTGGCCACTGTGAACATCATTGCTCAGGGCTTCATAACATATTTTTCACAGATTATTCAATTTCAACAAAACCTGAAGCTGTAATAATTAATAATTCACATATTCCAAAACTAGACTTCTATAAAAATCCATATCTATCAAGAAACCTAAGACCCCCACTCGCTTAATTCCGCTTAAATTAATTTATTATTTAATTGAACAGGAATTATCAATGAAAAGAACATTAACTGTACTTTGCAATATGCTCGTCGCATACAATATAAGTGCTAATTGCAAAATAAACTCTCCAAGAGAGATATACCAACTAATAAAGAGTAACCACCCTAATATTAAGGCGAACCAGACTTCCCTTGCCAATGCTAATATAGACATCGAGATAGCCTCCACTATTTCAAATCCTAGACTTGAGGTCGAAAGAGAAATCAATGGTGAGAAGACTACCGAAGTCAGTATTATGCAAAAGTTTGAACTTGGCGGAAAAAGACAAAACAGAATTTCTCTGGCCAAGAAAAACAATGAATTGCAAAAAAATATCATCGATTTTGAAAATCAAGAAATTCTTATTGAGACAATTCTAGATATTCACGAATTACATCGCTTGAATGAAATCTTACCTCTCTATACAGAATCGCTAGAAGCATTTAAAAAAATCTTAGACTCACTAGCAAAAAGTAAAACACTATCACCTGAAAAGATAGTCGAGCGAGATACCCTAGAATTAGTCATCAGTGATTACAAATTTAAAATATCTAAGCTCAGTTCAGAGAAAAAAGAAAAAGAAGGACTCATTCGATTTAAAGCACAGACTAATTGCAAATTAACTTCAAGCGCTTTTAATCTTGACCTTAGATCATGGAAAGAGTTATCTCCAACAAAAGATCTATCCAACTATCCAAAGCTCAAGTTAATCAATTCTAAGTTAGAAACTTCAATCTATTCATATGAACTAGAAAGATCGCAAAGCTATCCTGATATTGAAATAGGTCCAAAAGTAATTCTCGATAATAGAGAAAAAATCTATGGTGTGAATATCTCTTTTGATATCCCTGTCTTCAATCAAAACACAGCTAGAAAAGAGCGTATGTTAAAGAATCTTAACTTAACACGTGCGATAAAAAAATCATCTGAAGAGGAGACTGCAATTCGATATCAAAGCTGGATTACAAAATACCAAGACCTACTTGAAACCTTGGAAAAAATAGGGAGTCAAAGAAGTTTTGAAGAAAAGCATAAAAGAATGGAGAAACTTTTTAAGCGTGGAATCATTTCAACAAATCTAGTCATCGAAACCCATCGACAGCTTATTGAATTTAGCGAAACAAGACATGATCTCGAACATGGTCTTATCGAGGCCTATCTAAAAATCAATGAATTTCACGGAACACTTGATTCTTTCAAATTTTAAAACGGAGTTAAAATGATAATATATAATATAATTTTCGCATTAATCATTTCATTTACATCTTATGCTCAAAATGAAGAGCATAAACATGATCATGATCAAGAAAAGATTCAAGTAAAGCAAAAACAGGCTAAAGAAAAAAAACATGATAAACATGACGATCACAATAATCACGACGATCATGATGACAACGATGAACACGACGATCACGACAAAAAAGGTGCTAACGACGCTCACGACGATCACGACGATCACGACAAAAAAGGTGCTCACGACGATCACGAACATGAAGATAAGACCGGAAAAAACAAAGCAATACAAGATGTCTCAGAGGAAAAAGGTTTTAAATTATCTAATGAAGCGATTTCCTCTCTAAAGATCGAGCTAAAGACCGTGACTTCAAAAAACATTGAAATATCAAAGTCGTCTCTTGTCCAAACAAAAGATAAAGAAGGAGTTTATATCTATAGAAATGGATACTTTAAATTCCATCTCATCGAAGCAAAAGAAGCACATGAGAATAAGATAAATATCAAAATTAAAAATTTTCAATTCGGAGATCAAATTGTCATTAAAGGTATTGAACTCCTGCGTGTTTCAGATGTCTTCTCTACAGACAAGGCAAACTACGGCCACTCTCACTAGGATATAAAAATGATAAATAAAATAATTGAATTTTCTGTCAGAAATAGAATGTTCGTTTTCTTGGTAACATTAATGCTAATACTATTTGGTATTAAATCATTTAATGAGCTGTCAATTGATGCTGTTCCTGACATTACAAACACACAGGTTCAAATAAACACACAAGTCAAAGGACTAGTCCCAGAAGAAATAGAAAGAATGGTAACATTTCCAATCGAATACTCAATGAATGGAATCCCTGGAGTAGAAACGATTCGTTCGATCTCTCGATATGGAATTTCTCAAGTAACAGTCATCTTCAAAGAAGACACAGACATATTAAATGCAAGACAACTTGCTTTAGAAAAACTTCAAACGATAGAACTTCCAGAAGGTATTACACCTGAAATGGGACCAATTAGCACAGGGCTAGGAGAAATTTTTCACTACTCTATCGAGGCCAAAGAAGTCGAAAAAGATGAGCAAGCAAGATTAATTCAACTAATGGAGTTGCGTTCACTTCAAGACTGGTACATTAAGCCTAGACTACTCACTGTAAAAGGAGTTACCGAAGTAAATACGATTGGAGGTTTTGAGAAACAGTTTTTCATTCAACCAAAGATCGCAAAGATGGTCGAATTTGGAATACATTTTGATGATATTGCAATTGCAATCGAAAGTACAAATATCAATGTTGGTGGTGGGTATATTGAACAAACAGGTGAACAGCTCCTCGTGCGTGGGACTGGGCTCCTCAAAACTAAGGACGACATAAAAAATATCGTCATCAAGAAACTATCAACATCAAGAATCATTAAGATTAAAGACATCGCAGAAGTAAAGTTTGATAAGGAAATAAGAACCGGAGCGGCTTCAGTTAATGGAGAGGAATCAATAATTGGTACGGCCTTTATGCTACTTGGTGAGAATTCTCGTACTGTTTCTCAAAGGGTCGCAACAAAACTTGAAGAGATATCAAAAAATCTTCCCCCTTGGGTTGAACTAAAAGTTCTATACGATAGATCGAACATGGTAGACAAAACACTTTCAACTGTTGAACATAACCTTATCATGGGTGCTATCCTTGTTATGGTATTCCTCCTACTTCTTGTAGGAAATTTACGCGCAGCCTTGATTACATCGATTGTCATCCCAATTTCCCTATTAATGACTTTCATTTTAATGAAATGGCAAAATGTCTCAGGAAACCTGATGAGTTTAGGAGCTCTTGACTTTGGGATCATCGTTGATGGAGCAGTAATTGTCATTGAAAATTGCGTCCACCGGTTACAGCAACAGGGAAAACTTCTAAAACGTGAACTTACTCGTGAAGAAGTCAAACAAATTGTCATTGACTCGGCCATTGAAATCAGATCTGCAGCAGGTTTTGGCGAACTTATTGTGATCGTTGTTTTCATCCCATTATTTGCTCTCACAGGAGTCGAAGGAAAAATGTTTGGACCTATGGCAATGACATTCATTATGGCGCTAGCGAGTGCACTTGTTCTATCTTTCACATTTGTCCCAGCTCTTGCGGCTACGATTCTAAGTGGTAAAACACGTGACAAGACACCATTTCTGATGTTAGCAGCACAGAATTTGTTTCGCCCTATTCTAGAGCAAGCTCTAAAAATTAAGAAACTTGTTTTCGGGCTTGGTCTTACCTCAATAATTGCAGGAGTCATTCTTTTCGCTAGACTCGGTTCAGAATTTATCCCGCAGCTTGATGAAGGAGATTTCGCGATTCAATTTATTAGGCCAGCAAATATCAGCATGGACAATTCAGTTGCACTACAAAGAATATCAGAGAAGGTCATCTTAGAGTTTCCTCAAGTAAAAAATGTATTTGCAAGAACGGGGGCTGCAGAAGTAGCAACAGATCCAATGGGTGTTAACATTTCCGACTCCTATGTCATGCTAAAAAATATAAGCGATTGGCCAAAAGGTGATCATATTAATACCAAGGCTGATCTAATTCGAGAAATCAAAGAATCTTTAGAGTTAAGAGTACCTGGCCAGGTTACAATGATCTCTCAACCTGTACAACTACGATTCAATGAATTACTAGAAGGAACAAGGGCCAGTGTCTCTGCAAAGATTTTTGGGGAAGATTTAGACAAACTTATTTATTATTCTAAAGAAGTTGCAGAAGTTGTTGCTGAAATTCCAGGAGCTGGAGAGGCCGAATCAGAGTCCAAAGGAAAATCCCCTCTTCTACAATATACGCCAAAAATGAAAGAGCTATCAGAACTTGGTGTCACAGCACGGCCAGTACTTGATGCTATAAGTACAGCAATTGGAGGTCAGGAAGTTGGTCACATATATGATGGAGTTAAGAAATTTCCAATCATCA
Protein-coding sequences here:
- a CDS encoding MipA/OmpV family protein, whose amino-acid sequence is MVFKITLLTFFLSFFASASPFSIAEKSYNLKIGAGIRVKSNIRKDDTTVFKQNDPIIAPFPFIRFKLSRFELEPDRAKIIFNRSLLWDLDIRVHYRGHEYNTFDMDHRHKTLFGGAALRFLLFKFKILKDLQNKSNSEIMIASMVIPAPIGKHTTILLQGDIEFWDSEYIDYYFGVKESESKPGRSAYVGKKDKSYRFQSTFLTRFSGSWMTRINVAYRKYGEQVANSPTVKRSRELDFMTGIVYEF
- a CDS encoding efflux RND transporter permease subunit; translated protein: MINKIIEFSVRNRMFVFLVTLMLILFGIKSFNELSIDAVPDITNTQVQINTQVKGLVPEEIERMVTFPIEYSMNGIPGVETIRSISRYGISQVTVIFKEDTDILNARQLALEKLQTIELPEGITPEMGPISTGLGEIFHYSIEAKEVEKDEQARLIQLMELRSLQDWYIKPRLLTVKGVTEVNTIGGFEKQFFIQPKIAKMVEFGIHFDDIAIAIESTNINVGGGYIEQTGEQLLVRGTGLLKTKDDIKNIVIKKLSTSRIIKIKDIAEVKFDKEIRTGAASVNGEESIIGTAFMLLGENSRTVSQRVATKLEEISKNLPPWVELKVLYDRSNMVDKTLSTVEHNLIMGAILVMVFLLLLVGNLRAALITSIVIPISLLMTFILMKWQNVSGNLMSLGALDFGIIVDGAVIVIENCVHRLQQQGKLLKRELTREEVKQIVIDSAIEIRSAAGFGELIVIVVFIPLFALTGVEGKMFGPMAMTFIMALASALVLSFTFVPALAATILSGKTRDKTPFLMLAAQNLFRPILEQALKIKKLVFGLGLTSIIAGVILFARLGSEFIPQLDEGDFAIQFIRPANISMDNSVALQRISEKVILEFPQVKNVFARTGAAEVATDPMGVNISDSYVMLKNISDWPKGDHINTKADLIREIKESLELRVPGQVTMISQPVQLRFNELLEGTRASVSAKIFGEDLDKLIYYSKEVAEVVAEIPGAGEAESESKGKSPLLQYTPKMKELSELGVTARPVLDAISTAIGGQEVGHIYDGVKKFPIITRLSNDERRDIEIIKKLPVGISDGYTVPIEEVASIDFTETFSAVSRENSQRRVAVLINPEVRDIESFVKKAILAVEEKIKLPEGYYIEWGGSFKNLQSAKERLAVLVPLALLLILAMLYAAFKNIAQVILIFTCAPMALIGGVLSLNLMGMPFSISAGVGFIALCGISILNGVVLVTYFNRLINDGKDVEDVIKEGAMTRLRPVLMTALTDIFGFLPMMFSTGLGAEVQKPLATVVVGGIISSTILTLIVLPSLYGLFIKYMRPKEIKLLQLNGDNISQIN
- a CDS encoding chloride channel protein, whose protein sequence is MKIFENHIRWAFLSSICGVLAGISSAIFLILLKIITEFRQENMSIIWFLPVIGLAIGFVYFRYGKNVAGGNNLIIDEIHDPQKIIPVRMAPLILITTLLTHLFGGSAGREGTAVQMAASLSDQLAKFFKTSFRITNEERKILLTAGAGAGFGSAIGAPIAGVFFGMEVLNVGKLKIFALYQCIIASFVGTFVASYLNAPHSMYSKITTFNLSLHNLFYLVLAGIIFGLFARLFCSVTHKIEAMNAKFIGIPYLRPFIAGCILLGLYHLEGSFLYAGLGLETIAKALDIPSNFSLPFFKLIATSITVGSGFKGGEFIPLVFMGTTLGSALSVYFPLTNQLLGALGFAAVFGAAANAPLSCTIMAIELFGFNIATPAVICCFMAYYFSGYKGIYKSQKLMRKKHIGLLENILWLGELPRKFFKKKI
- a CDS encoding SWIB/MDM2 domain-containing protein produces the protein MTEEKGLKKPVKLKSELAQMLGETELPRTEITKRLWDYIKENKLQTKTENGKPENAGKFIVADATLLPIFRNTKSTSKSGKLTDLTSMKEGQTVNMMQMAAIVGANIEA
- a CDS encoding ABC transporter substrate-binding protein; its protein translation is MIKLFTLIFSIFANEPIKVATHYSPPWSNGDCTGAEIDIIRESFRQEGEEIECHYYSYGRLVKNFKSKITDFATPITRIDGDNSQAYYSEPFHKYSDVVISLYNKKISLKDFKDKRILAYQGASNYLGPEFQKVIKQAKSYIETSDREGQIESLQKKRVDYIVGEVNLLHYLSQKVKPKVKVYTNLTIKKWDIRSASHKKNLMLKFNRGLNKLIKNGTVDKIYQQYHIIK
- a CDS encoding TolC family protein; translated protein: MKRTLTVLCNMLVAYNISANCKINSPREIYQLIKSNHPNIKANQTSLANANIDIEIASTISNPRLEVEREINGEKTTEVSIMQKFELGGKRQNRISLAKKNNELQKNIIDFENQEILIETILDIHELHRLNEILPLYTESLEAFKKILDSLAKSKTLSPEKIVERDTLELVISDYKFKISKLSSEKKEKEGLIRFKAQTNCKLTSSAFNLDLRSWKELSPTKDLSNYPKLKLINSKLETSIYSYELERSQSYPDIEIGPKVILDNREKIYGVNISFDIPVFNQNTARKERMLKNLNLTRAIKKSSEEETAIRYQSWITKYQDLLETLEKIGSQRSFEEKHKRMEKLFKRGIISTNLVIETHRQLIEFSETRHDLEHGLIEAYLKINEFHGTLDSFKF
- a CDS encoding TIGR03862 family flavoprotein, yielding MDTTKNIAIYGAGVAGLFCALKLLEKGHQVTVFERTSKIAKKFLIAGSSGLNITHSEDHKFFVTRYGENQVFFENALSKFSNSDLIEWCKKDLDVELFTGTSGRIFPTTMTAGEFLKKWKDKLTNFKEFTLIKDAPFINFSEDHIPIVAGHRTDHFDAHIFALGGASWPSTGCNKLWAEEFIKIGVHIVPFTPMNCGFNINWPDEFKSSIENTHVKNVTVKFKEHEKRGEVMLTKYGIEGSGVYAISRELRQEIDQYRQAKLYVDLKPDLTEEQIIEKLKIPRKKNSYSNFLRKTLNLTKIELNLLKAVTTQEDYQEPKNIVKFIKNLPLTLESTTPMDEAISTSGGIAMTEINEFCQIKKYPKLFAIGEMLDWDAPTGGYLIQGCFSTAYICSNYFNN